One window of the Bombus pyrosoma isolate SC7728 linkage group LG5, ASM1482585v1, whole genome shotgun sequence genome contains the following:
- the LOC122567410 gene encoding translin-associated protein X, with the protein MSQIKDEEGGKNDGHCSMKRIKVDDEKSKACDIKDARDILQLFEAYATELDDKHNRFERIVKFGRDITIESKRIIFLLHTIDKSNQESVLNEANERLQKVAKTLFKSIAYELENQDPYLYLKAYRNGLEEYVEAVTFYHYLKCDNMKSWLEIEKTLTYRNKNNKLDNIQVFVSPYEYMLGIADLTGELMRLCINNLATGDTASCYQTCNFVRDMYTQFLGCTNTSNRLLNRKLCTLEQNLHKIESVCYTIKVRGSEIPKHILMDLVGEEHEDIDESNHTY; encoded by the exons atgtcaCAAATCAAAg ACGAAGAAGGTGGAAAAAATGATGGACATTGCAGTATGAAGAGGATTAAAGTCGATGATGAGAAAAGTAAGGCGTGTGATATTAAAGATGCCCGTGATATTTTACAACTGTTTGAAGCATATGCGACTGAATTGGATGACAAACATAATCGTTTTGAAAGGATTGTAAAATTTGGCAGAGATATTActatagaaagtaaaagaataatttttcttttgcacACCATAGATAAAAGCAATCAGGAAAGTGTGCTAAATGAAGCTAATGAGAGATTGCAAAAGGTTGCGAAAACCCTTTTTAAATCTATTGCATatgaattagaaaatcaaGATCCATACCTCTATCTTAAAGCTTATCGTAATGGTTTGGAAGAATATGTAGAAGCTGTTACATTTTATCACTATCTAAAATGTGATAATATGAAAAGTTggttagaaatagaaaaaacacTTACTTacagaaataagaataataaacttGATAACATACAGGTTTTTGTCAGTCCATATGAATATATGTTGGGCATTGCAGATCTGACTGGAGAACTAATGCGTCTGTGCATCAATAACTTGGCAACAGGAGACACAGCTAGTTGTTACCAAACATGCAATTTTGTTAGAGATATGTATACACAATTTCTTGGTTGTACAAATACTTCAAATAGGTTACTGAATAGAAAGCTTTGCACACTTGAACAAAACCTCCACAAAATAGAAAGTGTTTGCTATACGATTAAAGTAAGAGGTTCAGAAATACCAAAACACATACTTATGGATCTAGTTGGTGAAGAACACGAAGACATTGATGAAAGTAATCATACCTATTAA